In Ctenopharyngodon idella isolate HZGC_01 chromosome 20, HZGC01, whole genome shotgun sequence, the following proteins share a genomic window:
- the LOC127502918 gene encoding uncharacterized protein LOC127502918, producing MSFSIYLSIYLSICHSVCLSFCLSVVLSVLSIYLSIYLLFCLFICRSICLSVVLCRSIFLSVILSVLSICLSFCIYLSINLFVLSIYLSVSLSVYLSFCLSVILSVLSIYLSIYLSICCSICLSFYLSFCLSFCLSVILSIYLSIYMSFSIYLSIYLSIYLSVILSICLSFCLSVVLSVLSIFLSICCSVCLSVVLSVSVVLCHSIFLSVILSVCRSIYLSFCIYLSIYLFYLSIYLSFYLSFCLYVVLSVLSIYLSICRSFCRSVCRSIYLLFCLSVVLSVILSVILSICHSFCSIYLSICLSVCSFCSIYLSVVLSVYLSFFVILSISFCLSFYLSVVLYLSVILSICRSVYLSVILSVCLSICHSVCHSIYLNVVLCRSIYLSVSVVLSIYLYLSICRSVCRSIYLSVCSSIYHSIYWSVSVCLSFFLSFFLSFYLFTAIILCNSILMVGRSQ from the coding sequence atgtcgttctctatctatctatctatctatctatctatctgtcattctgtctgtctgtcattctgtctatctgtcgttctttctgttctatctatctatctttctatctatctgttgttctgtctgtttatctgtcgttctatctgtctgtctgttgttctttgtcgttctatctttctgtctgtcattctgtctgtcctatctatctgtctgtcgttttgtatctatctatctatcaatctatttgttctatctatctatctgtctgtctctctgtctgtatatctgtcattctgtctatctgtcattctttctgttctatctatctatctatctatctatctatctatctgttgttctatctgtctgtcattctatctatctttctgtctgtcgttctgtctgtctgtcattctatctatctatctatctatctatatgtcgttctctatctatctatctatctatctatctatctatctatctgtcattctgtctatctgtctgtcattctgtctatctgtcgttctttctgttctatctatctttctatctatctgttgttctgtctgtctatctgtcgttctatctgtgTCTGTTGTTCTTTGTCattctatctttctgtctgtcattctgtctgtctgtcgttctatctatctgtcgttttgtatctatctatcaatctatttgttctatctatctatctatctgtcattctatctgtcattctgtctataTGTCGTTCTttctgttctatctatctatctgtctatctgtcgttctttctgtcgttctgtctgtcgttctatttatctgttgttctgtctgtctgtcgttctatctgtcattctatctgtcattctgtctataTGTCATTCTttctgttctatctatctatctatctgtctatctgtctgttctttctgttctatctatctctctgttgttctgtctgtctatctgtcgttctttgtcattctatctatatctttctgtctgtcgttctatctgtctgtcgttctgtatctatctgtcattctgtctatctgtcgttctgtctatctgtctgtcattctatctgtctgtctatctatctgtcattctgtctgtcattctatctatctgaatgTCGTTCtttgtcgttctatctatctatctgtctctgtcgttctgtctatctatctatatctatctatctgtcgttctgtctgtcgttctatctatctttctgtctgtagttctatctatcattctatctattggtctgtatctgtctgtctgtcgttctttctatcgttctttctgtcgttctatctattcaCAGCCATAATTTTATGTAACAGTATTCTAATGGTGGGTAGAAGTCAGTGA